The proteins below come from a single Magallana gigas chromosome 10, xbMagGiga1.1, whole genome shotgun sequence genomic window:
- the LOC136272478 gene encoding neuronal acetylcholine receptor subunit alpha-6-like, which translates to MFRSILILETVFLIANATHLYYTLEEYKNLADDLLTGYSNKIRPIWNQGQSLPISVSLWVSSVNEVSAVDQRMSTTAYLYVTWIDESLWWNATETGIETMQFNQKDLWIPDIVLKNGFTAFQPLGGDFYYLYVESSGKVQWYPYMVLESKCEIDVTYFPFDRQMCNIIFKTWSYSRLEVNLTVDENEIGFFDFVSNSVWEVTSIDAWDDVTNMETDVTFSIYLRRKPYYFIMSLVIPVIFLGILNPVVFIIPADAGEKMGYAVTIFLTFVVFLTIVSTSLPANSDSISIMSIYLVIKLLISALIIFISSLQLRLNHRKSSRKIPRFHARMVRCERRLRCIRNQVDTDDPDNYDKESKTADIEWSDVSSAVDFFAFWIINILDFTVTGILFYLLLSI; encoded by the exons ATGTTTCGCTCAATTCTGATTCTGGAGACGGTTTTCTTAATAGCTAACGCTACTCACCTTTATTACACTTTGGAAGAATACAAAAACCTAGCGGATGATCTACTTACGGGTTATTCCAACAAAATCCGCCCTATCTGGAACCAAGGTCAGAGCCTCCCAATCAGCGTCAGCCTGTGGGTGTCCAGTGTTAATGAAGTAAGCGCTGTGGACCAGAGGATGTCCACTACAGCATACCTCTACGTTACCTGGATAGATGAATCCTTATGGTGGAACGCGACAGAGACCGGGATTGAAACGATGCAATTTAACCag AAAGATCTTTGGATACCAGATATTGTTCTGAAGAATGGATTCACTGCATTTCAACCTCTTGGAGGCGACTTCTATTATTTGTATGTGGAATCTAGTGGCAAGGTGCAGTGGTATCCATACATGGTCCTTGAGTCGAAATGTGAAATCGATGTGACCTACTTTCCTTTCGACAGACAAAtgtgtaatattatttttaagacATGGAGCTATTCTCGACTTGAAGTCAATCTTACGGTGGATGAAAATGAAATAGGATTTTTTGACTTTGTTTCGAACAGCGTATGGGAAGTGACGTCAATAGATGCTTGGGATGACGTAACTAATATGGAAACTGACGTAACATTCAGTATTTATCTACGACGAAAACCCTATTATTTCATTATGAGTTTAGTAATTCCTGTAATATTTCTGGGTATACTAAACCCTGTGGTTTTTATTATACCAGCCGATGCTGGAGAGAAAATGGGTTATGCTGTTACCATATTTCTGACATTTGTTGTATTTCTTACCATTGTCAGTACATCACTTCCGGCTAATTCGGACAGTATTTCCATTATGAGTATTTACCTTGTCATCAAACTACTCATTAGTGCCctgataattttcatttccTCTTTACAACTTCGACTGAACCACCGCAAATCTTCTCGAAAAATACCGAGATTTCACGCAAGGATGGTTAGGTGTGAGCGCCGTCTTCGCTGCATCCGGAACCAAGTTGACACGGATGATCCAGACAACTACGACAAAGAGTCCAAGACCGCCGACATAGAATGGTCTGATGTCTCATCTGCCGTGGACTTTTTTGCCTTTTGGATCATTAACATTTTAGACTTTACAGTCACCGGAATCCTGTTTTATTTGCTTTTGtcaatttag